One segment of Neodiprion fabricii isolate iyNeoFabr1 chromosome 1, iyNeoFabr1.1, whole genome shotgun sequence DNA contains the following:
- the LOC124186139 gene encoding kinesin-like protein KIF2A isoform X9, with amino-acid sequence MGWLTQCVCGARSAGSEPDVRQKSARKRGKKRKNKKGEQKNSAGSPNVNRNAIAIEPVVQSTELNSSNRDEAVLKDAGHVSNNRHVDVEAGIKNSEKLSTPDKKCEIVHENSEFAAESSCSNFSSSIVDHEKYITDDPSFEQISLNFDHDPGAVRPKRWSIHGTDTNNGNVGNLGLRYFKKTPQSTEKNTVSAVKKSSTNASNENKFSTTSTKGDHRFGFRTVKDIDLQDSRQATEGVSTALGSVDRKLGLSYVVLKQTEESSRNGDSTGMVPFSGDSDVGNFERAYVVLPEIERDKSAESNDPNQKQRRTLQNPHRATMPISRLPRSKPNVVKKSSDFPEIQTNKYGFRQPAGSPVTTPVTEINRSRNSCSFEIPWFDDKTVTKKPRQSKILKPQEIPKIATKIKESNETALANERLKEHGNGRVHSAIVSGVNWEQRSVTVEWFERGETKGKEVEIDAILALNPELVPKTMGPPPPVNNHMMPSRNKDSSGEEDDGVDEYENQDEGSLGRSGAQQTTRNGLSSATLPVRVTSRLSNTTRASIPVKGKSVPNRQITRAGRPTNIIPPITSVNGHGDSISGLTRRELENIPPTPVTPAPSSASTVAMSKQKQLQIQQAQQQQLQIQQQQQQLQQQQQAAQIENGRGRRSNVVKEVERLKKNREERRQRQAELKEEKEALMNLDPGNPNWEFLAMIREYQNTIDFRPLRDTDAVEDHQITVCVRKRPLNRKEVNRKEVDVISVPSKDQMVVHEPKAKVDLTKYLENQLFRFDYAFDETCTNEIVYKYTAKPLVQTIFEGGMATCFAYGQTGSGKTHTMGGDFNGKTQDCKKGIYAMVAKDVFKYLKSTKYRPLNLIISASFFEIYSGKVFDLLAEKEKLRVLEDGKQQVQIVGLTEKVVESCDEVLKLIQHGNSARTSGQTSANANSSRSHAVFQIIARTPGTHKVHGKFSLIDLAGNERGADTSSANRQTRMEGAEINKSLLALKECIRALGRKGTHLPFRASKLTQVLRDSFIGEKSKTCMIAMISPGMSSCEHSLNTLRYADRVKELAATDPTEVKAPSTDDDERGLKIEDHSNNSVLSDSDLAQLRSLNEGELSQDLYTFHEAVSALQLLEEEVLDTHKLVVDNTTRFLNDAHSVFSATHEVDYDQEAYAQKWEELLTQQRDTLNAALDQVSQFRGQLLQEEQISQKMTRTRNTRYN; translated from the exons ATGGGTTGGTTGACACAATGCGTTTGTGGTGCTCGGAGCGCCGGCTCGGAACCGGATGTGAGGCAGAAAAGCGCGCGAAAACGtgggaaaaagagaaaaaacaagaaaggGGAACAGAAAAATTCCGCTGGGTCGCCAAATGTCAATCGAAACGCCATCGCGATCGAACCGGTGGTCCAGAGTACAGAGCTAAATTCTTCAAACCGGGATGAAGCTGTCCTGAAGGATGCGGGCCATGTGTCGAATAATCGACACGTGGATGTCGAGGCCGGTatcaaaaattctgaaaagttGTCAACGCCGGATAAAAAGTGTGAAATAGTTCATGAAAACAGTGAATTTGCCGCGGAATCTTCGTGCAGTAATTTCTCATCGTCGATCGTCGAccatgaaaaatatatcaccGACGATCCTTCTTTCGAACAGATTTCATTGAACTTCGATCATGATCCTGGAGCGGTAAGACCGAAACGCTGGAGTATTCACGGCACAGACACGAACAACGGAAACGTAGGAAACCTTGGCTTGAGGTATTTTAAAAAGACGCCCCAATCCACCGAGAAAAATACCGTGTCTGCAGTTAAAAAATCATCCACCAATGCCTCCAATGAGAACAAATTTAGCACGACAAGTACGAAGGGGGATCATCGCTTCGGTTTTCGCACCGTCAAAGATATCGACCTGCAGGACTCGCGCCAGGCGACGGAGGGCGTTTCTACTGCATTAGGAAGTGTTGACAGAAAATTAGGACTTTCTTACGTTGTACTGAAACAGACGGAGGAATCGTCGAGGAACGGTGATAGTACGGGAATGGTACCATTCTCGGGTGACTCTGACGTGGGAAATTTTGAACGAGCCTACGTCGTTCTGCCTGAAATTGAACGCGACAAGTCAGCGGAATCTAATGATCCGAATCAGAAGCAGCGACGTACTCTACAAAACCCGCATCGCGCAACTATGCCGATATCGAGGCTGCCCCGGTCGAAACCAAACGTCGTTAAGAAATCGTCGGACTTTCCGGAAATCCAAACGAACAAGTATGGATTTCGGCAACCTGCTGGAAGTCCAGTCACTACGCCGGTCACGGAGATCAACCGAAGTAGGAACTCGTGCAGCTTCGAAATTCCCTGGTTCGATGATAAAACCGTCACCAAGAAACCTCGTCAAAGTAAAATCTTGAAACCTCAAGAGATACCAAAGATCGCAACGAAAATTAAGGAATCTAATGAAACGGCTCTCGCTAACGAACGATTGAAGGAACACGGAAATG GACGCGTTCACTCTGCTATCGTGTCTGGGGTCAACTGGGAGCAACGGAGTGTCACTGTCGAATGGTTTGAGAGAGGAGAGACCAAAGGGAAGGAG gTGGAAATCGATGCGATTTTGGCTTTAAATCCAGAGTTGGTACCGAAAACGATGGGCCCACCTCCGCCAGTGAATAATCACATGATGCCTTCTCGTAATAAG GACTCTTCCGGTGAGGAGGACGACGGCGTTGACGAGTACGAAAACCAGGATGAAGGCTCGCTCGGACGTTCCGGTGCTCAACAAACCACGAGAAATGGTCTTAGCTCGGCAACCCTGCCTGTACGAGTTACATCTCGGCTTTCG AATACTACGAGAGCGTCTATTCCAGTCAAAGGTAAGT CCGTTCCAAATAGACAAATCACTCGAGCGGGGCGGCCGACAAATATAATTCCACCCATTACATCTGTGAACGGACATGGTGATTCCATCTCAGGTCTTACTCGACGGGAATTGGAGAATATCCCACCAACTCCGGTAACACCAGCACCATCAAGTGCTTCCACTGTGGCAATGAGCAAGCAGAAACAATTGCAGATACAACAGGCTCAACAGCAGCAATTGCAAattcaacaacaacaacaacaactacaacaacaacaacaagctGCCCAAATCGAAAATGGAAGAGGTAGACGGTCGAACGTTGTCAAGGAGGTGGAAAGGCTAAAAAAGAACAGAGAAGAGAGGAGGCAGCGACAAGCAGAGCtgaaggaggaaaaagaagcaTTAATGAACTTGGATCCTGGAAATCCAAATTGGGAATTCCTTGCTATGATTAG gGAGTATCAAAACACCATAGACTTTAGACCACTGCGAGACACAGACGCCGTAGAAGACCATCAAATAACCGTTTGTGTTCGAAAACGTCCGTTAAATCGTAAGGAGGTGAATCGTAAAGAAGTGGACGTTATAAGTGTTCCCAGTAAAGATCAGATGGTCGTTCACGAACCAAAAGCAAAGGTTGATTTAAccaaatatttggaaaatcaACTGTTCAGATTTGATTACGCTTTTGATGAAACTTGTACCAATGAAATAGTCTACAAATATACAGCCAAGCCATTAGTACAAACTATCTTTGAGGGTGGAATGGCTACTTGTTTTGCTTATGGTCAAACCGGAAGCGGTAAGACTCACACGATGGGTGGAGACTTCAATGGAAAAACTCAGGACTGCAAGAAAGGAATATATGCTATGGTCGCTAAAGACGTTTTCAAGTATTTAAAGTCCACTAAATATCGTCCACTGAATTTGATAATCTCTGCAAGTTTTTTTGAGATTTACTCAGGCAAAGTTTTTGACCTGCTCgctgaaaaagaaaagctcCGAGTACTGGAGGACGGGAAACAACAG gTCCAGATAGTTGGACTGACTGAAAAGGTTGTGGAATCTTGTGATGAAGTactgaaattaattcaacatGGAAACAGTGCCAGAACTAGCGGGCAAACTAGCGCCAATGCTAACTCTTCGAGGTCGCATGCTGTCTTTCAAATAATTGCGCGGACACCAGGAACCCACAAAGTTCATGGAAAGTTTTCTCTGATCGATCTTGCCGGTAATGAAAGGGGAGCTGATACATCGTCAGCTAACAGACAAACCA GAATGGAAGGTGCTGAAATCAACAAATCACTGCTGGCGCTCAAAGAATGTATCCGTGCACTGGGACGTAAGGGTACACATTTGCCATTCAGAGCTAGTAAGCTAACTCAGGTTCTGCGAGATAGTTTTATcggagaaaaatcaaaaacttgtATG ATCGCTATGATCAGCCCAGGAATGAGCTCCTGCGAACATTCTCTTAATACATTACGGTACGCAGACAGAGTTAAGGAACTAGCTGCAACAGATCCAACAGAAGTAAAGGCACCATCGACAGATGACGATGAACGAGGTTTAAAGATAGAAGACCATTCGAACAACAGCGTTCTATCGGACAGTGATTTAGCACAGCTGAGATCACTTAat GAGGGAGAGTTATCGCAGGACTTATATACTTTCCATGAAGCAGTATCTGCGCTACAGTTATTAGAGGAAGAAGTTTTGGACACGCATAAGCTTGTGGTTGACAATACAACTCGGTTTTTAAACGATGCGCACAGCGTTTTCAGTGCGACACACGAGGTGGACTATGATCAGGAAG CGTACGCCCAAAAGTGGGAAGAACTGTTGACACAGCAGCGTGATACATTGAACGCAGCACTGGACCAAGTCAGCCAATTCAGAGGCCAACTTCTCCAAGAAGAGCAGATCAGTCAAAAGATGACGCGCACACGCAACACACGATACAATTAA
- the LOC124186139 gene encoding kinesin-like protein KIF2A isoform X7, with protein MGWLTQCVCGARSAGSEPDVRQKSARKRGKKRKNKKGEQKNSAGSPNVNRNAIAIEPVVQSTELNSSNRDEAVLKDAGHVSNNRHVDVEAGIKNSEKLSTPDKKCEIVHENSEFAAESSCSNFSSSIVDHEKYITDDPSFEQISLNFDHDPGAVRPKRWSIHGTDTNNGNVGNLGLRYFKKTPQSTEKNTVSAVKKSSTNASNENKFSTTSTKGDHRFGFRTVKDIDLQDSRQATEGVSTALGSVDRKLGLSYVVLKQTEESSRNGDSTGMVPFSGDSDVGNFERAYVVLPEIERDKSAESNDPNQKQRRTLQNPHRATMPISRLPRSKPNVVKKSSDFPEIQTNKYGFRQPAGSPVTTPVTEINRSRNSCSFEIPWFDDKTVTKKPRQSKILKPQEIPKIATKIKESNETALANERLKEHGNGRVHSAIVSGVNWEQRSVTVEWFERGETKGKEVEIDAILALNPELVPKTMGPPPPVNNHMMPSRNKDSSGEEDDGVDEYENQDEGSLGRSGAQQTTRNGLSSATLPVRVTSRLSNTTRASIPVKGKSVPNRQITRAGRPTNIIPPITSVNGHGDSISGLTRRELENIPPTPVTPAPSSASTVAMSKQKQLQIQQAQQQQLQIQQQQQQLQQQQQAAQIENGRGRRSNVVKEVERLKKNREERRQRQAELKEEKEALMNLDPGNPNWEFLAMIREYQNTIDFRPLRDTDAVEDHQITVCVRKRPLNRKEVNRKEVDVISVPSKDQMVVHEPKAKVDLTKYLENQLFRFDYAFDETCTNEIVYKYTAKPLVQTIFEGGMATCFAYGQTGSGKTHTMGGDFNGKTQDCKKGIYAMVAKDVFKYLKSTKYRPLNLIISASFFEIYSGKVFDLLAEKEKLRVLEDGKQQVQIVGLTEKVVESCDEVLKLIQHGNSARTSGQTSANANSSRSHAVFQIIARTPGTHKVHGKFSLIDLAGNERGADTSSANRQTRMEGAEINKSLLALKECIRALGRKGTHLPFRASKLTQVLRDSFIGEKSKTCMIAMISPGMSSCEHSLNTLRYADRVKELAATDPTEVKAPSTDDDERGLKIEDHSNNSVLSDSDLAQLRSLNEGELSQDLYTFHEAVSALQLLEEEVLDTHKLVVDNTTRFLNDAHSVFSATHEVDYDQEGTLTDLRRKRTKFESPYLRRFTIHRRLIERKQFSDAYAQKWEELLTQQRDTLNAALDQVSQFRGQLLQEEQISQKMTRTRNTRYN; from the exons ATGGGTTGGTTGACACAATGCGTTTGTGGTGCTCGGAGCGCCGGCTCGGAACCGGATGTGAGGCAGAAAAGCGCGCGAAAACGtgggaaaaagagaaaaaacaagaaaggGGAACAGAAAAATTCCGCTGGGTCGCCAAATGTCAATCGAAACGCCATCGCGATCGAACCGGTGGTCCAGAGTACAGAGCTAAATTCTTCAAACCGGGATGAAGCTGTCCTGAAGGATGCGGGCCATGTGTCGAATAATCGACACGTGGATGTCGAGGCCGGTatcaaaaattctgaaaagttGTCAACGCCGGATAAAAAGTGTGAAATAGTTCATGAAAACAGTGAATTTGCCGCGGAATCTTCGTGCAGTAATTTCTCATCGTCGATCGTCGAccatgaaaaatatatcaccGACGATCCTTCTTTCGAACAGATTTCATTGAACTTCGATCATGATCCTGGAGCGGTAAGACCGAAACGCTGGAGTATTCACGGCACAGACACGAACAACGGAAACGTAGGAAACCTTGGCTTGAGGTATTTTAAAAAGACGCCCCAATCCACCGAGAAAAATACCGTGTCTGCAGTTAAAAAATCATCCACCAATGCCTCCAATGAGAACAAATTTAGCACGACAAGTACGAAGGGGGATCATCGCTTCGGTTTTCGCACCGTCAAAGATATCGACCTGCAGGACTCGCGCCAGGCGACGGAGGGCGTTTCTACTGCATTAGGAAGTGTTGACAGAAAATTAGGACTTTCTTACGTTGTACTGAAACAGACGGAGGAATCGTCGAGGAACGGTGATAGTACGGGAATGGTACCATTCTCGGGTGACTCTGACGTGGGAAATTTTGAACGAGCCTACGTCGTTCTGCCTGAAATTGAACGCGACAAGTCAGCGGAATCTAATGATCCGAATCAGAAGCAGCGACGTACTCTACAAAACCCGCATCGCGCAACTATGCCGATATCGAGGCTGCCCCGGTCGAAACCAAACGTCGTTAAGAAATCGTCGGACTTTCCGGAAATCCAAACGAACAAGTATGGATTTCGGCAACCTGCTGGAAGTCCAGTCACTACGCCGGTCACGGAGATCAACCGAAGTAGGAACTCGTGCAGCTTCGAAATTCCCTGGTTCGATGATAAAACCGTCACCAAGAAACCTCGTCAAAGTAAAATCTTGAAACCTCAAGAGATACCAAAGATCGCAACGAAAATTAAGGAATCTAATGAAACGGCTCTCGCTAACGAACGATTGAAGGAACACGGAAATG GACGCGTTCACTCTGCTATCGTGTCTGGGGTCAACTGGGAGCAACGGAGTGTCACTGTCGAATGGTTTGAGAGAGGAGAGACCAAAGGGAAGGAG gTGGAAATCGATGCGATTTTGGCTTTAAATCCAGAGTTGGTACCGAAAACGATGGGCCCACCTCCGCCAGTGAATAATCACATGATGCCTTCTCGTAATAAG GACTCTTCCGGTGAGGAGGACGACGGCGTTGACGAGTACGAAAACCAGGATGAAGGCTCGCTCGGACGTTCCGGTGCTCAACAAACCACGAGAAATGGTCTTAGCTCGGCAACCCTGCCTGTACGAGTTACATCTCGGCTTTCG AATACTACGAGAGCGTCTATTCCAGTCAAAGGTAAGT CCGTTCCAAATAGACAAATCACTCGAGCGGGGCGGCCGACAAATATAATTCCACCCATTACATCTGTGAACGGACATGGTGATTCCATCTCAGGTCTTACTCGACGGGAATTGGAGAATATCCCACCAACTCCGGTAACACCAGCACCATCAAGTGCTTCCACTGTGGCAATGAGCAAGCAGAAACAATTGCAGATACAACAGGCTCAACAGCAGCAATTGCAAattcaacaacaacaacaacaactacaacaacaacaacaagctGCCCAAATCGAAAATGGAAGAGGTAGACGGTCGAACGTTGTCAAGGAGGTGGAAAGGCTAAAAAAGAACAGAGAAGAGAGGAGGCAGCGACAAGCAGAGCtgaaggaggaaaaagaagcaTTAATGAACTTGGATCCTGGAAATCCAAATTGGGAATTCCTTGCTATGATTAG gGAGTATCAAAACACCATAGACTTTAGACCACTGCGAGACACAGACGCCGTAGAAGACCATCAAATAACCGTTTGTGTTCGAAAACGTCCGTTAAATCGTAAGGAGGTGAATCGTAAAGAAGTGGACGTTATAAGTGTTCCCAGTAAAGATCAGATGGTCGTTCACGAACCAAAAGCAAAGGTTGATTTAAccaaatatttggaaaatcaACTGTTCAGATTTGATTACGCTTTTGATGAAACTTGTACCAATGAAATAGTCTACAAATATACAGCCAAGCCATTAGTACAAACTATCTTTGAGGGTGGAATGGCTACTTGTTTTGCTTATGGTCAAACCGGAAGCGGTAAGACTCACACGATGGGTGGAGACTTCAATGGAAAAACTCAGGACTGCAAGAAAGGAATATATGCTATGGTCGCTAAAGACGTTTTCAAGTATTTAAAGTCCACTAAATATCGTCCACTGAATTTGATAATCTCTGCAAGTTTTTTTGAGATTTACTCAGGCAAAGTTTTTGACCTGCTCgctgaaaaagaaaagctcCGAGTACTGGAGGACGGGAAACAACAG gTCCAGATAGTTGGACTGACTGAAAAGGTTGTGGAATCTTGTGATGAAGTactgaaattaattcaacatGGAAACAGTGCCAGAACTAGCGGGCAAACTAGCGCCAATGCTAACTCTTCGAGGTCGCATGCTGTCTTTCAAATAATTGCGCGGACACCAGGAACCCACAAAGTTCATGGAAAGTTTTCTCTGATCGATCTTGCCGGTAATGAAAGGGGAGCTGATACATCGTCAGCTAACAGACAAACCA GAATGGAAGGTGCTGAAATCAACAAATCACTGCTGGCGCTCAAAGAATGTATCCGTGCACTGGGACGTAAGGGTACACATTTGCCATTCAGAGCTAGTAAGCTAACTCAGGTTCTGCGAGATAGTTTTATcggagaaaaatcaaaaacttgtATG ATCGCTATGATCAGCCCAGGAATGAGCTCCTGCGAACATTCTCTTAATACATTACGGTACGCAGACAGAGTTAAGGAACTAGCTGCAACAGATCCAACAGAAGTAAAGGCACCATCGACAGATGACGATGAACGAGGTTTAAAGATAGAAGACCATTCGAACAACAGCGTTCTATCGGACAGTGATTTAGCACAGCTGAGATCACTTAat GAGGGAGAGTTATCGCAGGACTTATATACTTTCCATGAAGCAGTATCTGCGCTACAGTTATTAGAGGAAGAAGTTTTGGACACGCATAAGCTTGTGGTTGACAATACAACTCGGTTTTTAAACGATGCGCACAGCGTTTTCAGTGCGACACACGAGGTGGACTATGATCAGGAAG GAACCCTTACAGATTTGAGACGGAAAAGAACAAAGTTTGAGTCACCCTACCTGAGGCGGTTCACAATACATAGGCGTCTCATAgagagaaaacaattttctgaTG CGTACGCCCAAAAGTGGGAAGAACTGTTGACACAGCAGCGTGATACATTGAACGCAGCACTGGACCAAGTCAGCCAATTCAGAGGCCAACTTCTCCAAGAAGAGCAGATCAGTCAAAAGATGACGCGCACACGCAACACACGATACAATTAA
- the LOC124186139 gene encoding kinesin-like protein KIF2A isoform X8 — protein MGWLTQCVCGARSAGSEPDVRQKSARKRGKKRKNKKGEQKNSAGSPNVNRNAIAIEPVVQSTELNSSNRDEAVLKDAGHVSNNRHVDVEAGIKNSEKLSTPDKKCEIVHENSEFAAESSCSNFSSSIVDHEKYITDDPSFEQISLNFDHDPGAVRPKRWSIHGTDTNNGNVGNLGLRYFKKTPQSTEKNTVSAVKKSSTNASNENKFSTTSTKGDHRFGFRTVKDIDLQDSRQATEGVSTALGSVDRKLGLSYVVLKQTEESSRNGDSTGMVPFSGDSDVGNFERAYVVLPEIERDKSAESNDPNQKQRRTLQNPHRATMPISRLPRSKPNVVKKSSDFPEIQTNKYGFRQPAGSPVTTPVTEINRSRNSCSFEIPWFDDKTVTKKPRQSKILKPQEIPKIATKIKESNETALANERLKEHGNGRVHSAIVSGVNWEQRSVTVEWFERGETKGKEVEIDAILALNPELVPKTMGPPPPVNNHMMPSRNKDSSGEEDDGVDEYENQDEGSLGRSGAQQTTRNGLSSATLPVRVTSRLSNTTRASIPVKGKSVPNRQITRAGRPTNIIPPITSVNGHGDSISGLTRRELENIPPTPVTPAPSSASTVAMSKQKQLQIQQAQQQQLQIQQQQQQLQQQQQAAQIENGRGRRSNVVKEVERLKKNREERRQRQAELKEEKEALMNLDPGNPNWEFLAMIREYQNTIDFRPLRDTDAVEDHQITVCVRKRPLNRKEVNRKEVDVISVPSKDQMVVHEPKAKVDLTKYLENQLFRFDYAFDETCTNEIVYKYTAKPLVQTIFEGGMATCFAYGQTGSGKTHTMGGDFNGKTQDCKKGIYAMVAKDVFKYLKSTKYRPLNLIISASFFEIYSGKVFDLLAEKEKLRVLEDGKQQVQIVGLTEKVVESCDEVLKLIQHGNSARTSGQTSANANSSRSHAVFQIIARTPGTHKVHGKFSLIDLAGNERGADTSSANRQTRMEGAEINKSLLALKECIRALGRKGTHLPFRASKLTQVLRDSFIGEKSKTCMIAMISPGMSSCEHSLNTLRYADRVKELAATDPTEVKAPSTDDDERGLKIEDHSNNSVLSDSDLAQLRSLNEGELSQDLYTFHEAVSALQLLEEEVLDTHKLVVDNTTRFLNDAHSVFSATHEVDYDQEDLRRKRTKFESPYLRRFTIHRRLIERKQFSDAYAQKWEELLTQQRDTLNAALDQVSQFRGQLLQEEQISQKMTRTRNTRYN, from the exons ATGGGTTGGTTGACACAATGCGTTTGTGGTGCTCGGAGCGCCGGCTCGGAACCGGATGTGAGGCAGAAAAGCGCGCGAAAACGtgggaaaaagagaaaaaacaagaaaggGGAACAGAAAAATTCCGCTGGGTCGCCAAATGTCAATCGAAACGCCATCGCGATCGAACCGGTGGTCCAGAGTACAGAGCTAAATTCTTCAAACCGGGATGAAGCTGTCCTGAAGGATGCGGGCCATGTGTCGAATAATCGACACGTGGATGTCGAGGCCGGTatcaaaaattctgaaaagttGTCAACGCCGGATAAAAAGTGTGAAATAGTTCATGAAAACAGTGAATTTGCCGCGGAATCTTCGTGCAGTAATTTCTCATCGTCGATCGTCGAccatgaaaaatatatcaccGACGATCCTTCTTTCGAACAGATTTCATTGAACTTCGATCATGATCCTGGAGCGGTAAGACCGAAACGCTGGAGTATTCACGGCACAGACACGAACAACGGAAACGTAGGAAACCTTGGCTTGAGGTATTTTAAAAAGACGCCCCAATCCACCGAGAAAAATACCGTGTCTGCAGTTAAAAAATCATCCACCAATGCCTCCAATGAGAACAAATTTAGCACGACAAGTACGAAGGGGGATCATCGCTTCGGTTTTCGCACCGTCAAAGATATCGACCTGCAGGACTCGCGCCAGGCGACGGAGGGCGTTTCTACTGCATTAGGAAGTGTTGACAGAAAATTAGGACTTTCTTACGTTGTACTGAAACAGACGGAGGAATCGTCGAGGAACGGTGATAGTACGGGAATGGTACCATTCTCGGGTGACTCTGACGTGGGAAATTTTGAACGAGCCTACGTCGTTCTGCCTGAAATTGAACGCGACAAGTCAGCGGAATCTAATGATCCGAATCAGAAGCAGCGACGTACTCTACAAAACCCGCATCGCGCAACTATGCCGATATCGAGGCTGCCCCGGTCGAAACCAAACGTCGTTAAGAAATCGTCGGACTTTCCGGAAATCCAAACGAACAAGTATGGATTTCGGCAACCTGCTGGAAGTCCAGTCACTACGCCGGTCACGGAGATCAACCGAAGTAGGAACTCGTGCAGCTTCGAAATTCCCTGGTTCGATGATAAAACCGTCACCAAGAAACCTCGTCAAAGTAAAATCTTGAAACCTCAAGAGATACCAAAGATCGCAACGAAAATTAAGGAATCTAATGAAACGGCTCTCGCTAACGAACGATTGAAGGAACACGGAAATG GACGCGTTCACTCTGCTATCGTGTCTGGGGTCAACTGGGAGCAACGGAGTGTCACTGTCGAATGGTTTGAGAGAGGAGAGACCAAAGGGAAGGAG gTGGAAATCGATGCGATTTTGGCTTTAAATCCAGAGTTGGTACCGAAAACGATGGGCCCACCTCCGCCAGTGAATAATCACATGATGCCTTCTCGTAATAAG GACTCTTCCGGTGAGGAGGACGACGGCGTTGACGAGTACGAAAACCAGGATGAAGGCTCGCTCGGACGTTCCGGTGCTCAACAAACCACGAGAAATGGTCTTAGCTCGGCAACCCTGCCTGTACGAGTTACATCTCGGCTTTCG AATACTACGAGAGCGTCTATTCCAGTCAAAGGTAAGT CCGTTCCAAATAGACAAATCACTCGAGCGGGGCGGCCGACAAATATAATTCCACCCATTACATCTGTGAACGGACATGGTGATTCCATCTCAGGTCTTACTCGACGGGAATTGGAGAATATCCCACCAACTCCGGTAACACCAGCACCATCAAGTGCTTCCACTGTGGCAATGAGCAAGCAGAAACAATTGCAGATACAACAGGCTCAACAGCAGCAATTGCAAattcaacaacaacaacaacaactacaacaacaacaacaagctGCCCAAATCGAAAATGGAAGAGGTAGACGGTCGAACGTTGTCAAGGAGGTGGAAAGGCTAAAAAAGAACAGAGAAGAGAGGAGGCAGCGACAAGCAGAGCtgaaggaggaaaaagaagcaTTAATGAACTTGGATCCTGGAAATCCAAATTGGGAATTCCTTGCTATGATTAG gGAGTATCAAAACACCATAGACTTTAGACCACTGCGAGACACAGACGCCGTAGAAGACCATCAAATAACCGTTTGTGTTCGAAAACGTCCGTTAAATCGTAAGGAGGTGAATCGTAAAGAAGTGGACGTTATAAGTGTTCCCAGTAAAGATCAGATGGTCGTTCACGAACCAAAAGCAAAGGTTGATTTAAccaaatatttggaaaatcaACTGTTCAGATTTGATTACGCTTTTGATGAAACTTGTACCAATGAAATAGTCTACAAATATACAGCCAAGCCATTAGTACAAACTATCTTTGAGGGTGGAATGGCTACTTGTTTTGCTTATGGTCAAACCGGAAGCGGTAAGACTCACACGATGGGTGGAGACTTCAATGGAAAAACTCAGGACTGCAAGAAAGGAATATATGCTATGGTCGCTAAAGACGTTTTCAAGTATTTAAAGTCCACTAAATATCGTCCACTGAATTTGATAATCTCTGCAAGTTTTTTTGAGATTTACTCAGGCAAAGTTTTTGACCTGCTCgctgaaaaagaaaagctcCGAGTACTGGAGGACGGGAAACAACAG gTCCAGATAGTTGGACTGACTGAAAAGGTTGTGGAATCTTGTGATGAAGTactgaaattaattcaacatGGAAACAGTGCCAGAACTAGCGGGCAAACTAGCGCCAATGCTAACTCTTCGAGGTCGCATGCTGTCTTTCAAATAATTGCGCGGACACCAGGAACCCACAAAGTTCATGGAAAGTTTTCTCTGATCGATCTTGCCGGTAATGAAAGGGGAGCTGATACATCGTCAGCTAACAGACAAACCA GAATGGAAGGTGCTGAAATCAACAAATCACTGCTGGCGCTCAAAGAATGTATCCGTGCACTGGGACGTAAGGGTACACATTTGCCATTCAGAGCTAGTAAGCTAACTCAGGTTCTGCGAGATAGTTTTATcggagaaaaatcaaaaacttgtATG ATCGCTATGATCAGCCCAGGAATGAGCTCCTGCGAACATTCTCTTAATACATTACGGTACGCAGACAGAGTTAAGGAACTAGCTGCAACAGATCCAACAGAAGTAAAGGCACCATCGACAGATGACGATGAACGAGGTTTAAAGATAGAAGACCATTCGAACAACAGCGTTCTATCGGACAGTGATTTAGCACAGCTGAGATCACTTAat GAGGGAGAGTTATCGCAGGACTTATATACTTTCCATGAAGCAGTATCTGCGCTACAGTTATTAGAGGAAGAAGTTTTGGACACGCATAAGCTTGTGGTTGACAATACAACTCGGTTTTTAAACGATGCGCACAGCGTTTTCAGTGCGACACACGAGGTGGACTATGATCAGGAAG ATTTGAGACGGAAAAGAACAAAGTTTGAGTCACCCTACCTGAGGCGGTTCACAATACATAGGCGTCTCATAgagagaaaacaattttctgaTG CGTACGCCCAAAAGTGGGAAGAACTGTTGACACAGCAGCGTGATACATTGAACGCAGCACTGGACCAAGTCAGCCAATTCAGAGGCCAACTTCTCCAAGAAGAGCAGATCAGTCAAAAGATGACGCGCACACGCAACACACGATACAATTAA